CCTTTCTTCGGATAGCCGGCGGCAAAGGAGGCGTTGTTGTCGTCATGGGTGCTGAGGAGCCCCAGGCAGTTGGGGCCGACCATGGCGATGTCATTTTTCGTACAAATTTCAATAAGTTGCTGCTCGAGGACAGCGCCTTCGCGGCCGACTTCCTTGAATCCCGCCGTGATGATGATGACGGAACGGACCTTGCGGGCGGCCAGCGCCTCCATGGAAGGCACAACGGCCTTCACGGGGACGACGATGACGGCCAGGTCAAGGCCCTCGGGAAGGTCCTCGATGTTTTTGGTGACGGGAAGGCCCAGGATTGTATCGGATTTGGGATTGACGGGAATCAATGTTCCCTTGAATTCCGCATCCAGCATGTTTTGCACCACCGTATGGCCGACTTTTCCTGGCTTATCGGACGCGCCGATGACGGCTACGGTTTTGGGCGCAAAAAGCGCGTGGATATTCTCTTTAAAACTCATTCGGCTACCTCGCTCGCCTGTTTGCGACCGGAACGCCTTTACCGTCCGGCCAGGGTCTCCGCGTAGATTTCCACCGGATGCCGTATGGCCAGACTGTCGCCGGCCTGGGACAGCATGTCCCCTATTTGCAACATGCAGGCCGGGCAACTCGTGGCGACGACGGATGCGCCTGTGGCCACGATATTGTCCCGCTTGCGCTTGCCGATGCGTTTGGACAGGTCGTAGTGCTGCAGGGTGAAGCTGCCGCCGGATCCGCAGCAAGAATCCGCCCCTTCCATCTCGATGAGTCGATAGTGCGGGTTGGCCGCTATAAGGGCCCTGGGCTCAGCGGAAATGCCCAAGGATTTCTTCAAATGGCAGGGATCGTGATAGGTGATCGTCACCTCCTTGCCGATGGTTGCGCCGACGGGGGGCGTCACCCCCACGTCCTGGATGAGGAAGGCGCTTATGTCCTTAACTTTGGCCGAGAGTTCCCGAATCTTGATCCGCGTGGACTCGGGCAGGCCGGTGGCCATAAGCGGCCAGATCTTCTTTATGGTGGAAGTGCAGGTGGCGCAGGGCGTCACCAGCACGTCGAAGTCATGGTCCCCAAAAAGGGCCATATTGTGGGCCACGAGGGCCTCGAAGGTCTTGCTGTCACCCGAGGACAGGGCAGGGATGCCGCAGCAGGCCTGACGGTGGGGCATGTAGACCCCAACCCCGTGGTGATCGCAGACCTGAAGAACCGCCTCGCCGATGCGCGGGAACATCTTGTCCACCACGCAGCCGTAGAAAAACGCCGCCTTGAGCCCGGAAGGGCCCCGGGGGGCGTCGCGTTCGGCCTGGCTCGCGTGCAGCGGGGCGCTTGCCAGGGGGGCGAAATGCCGTCCCTCGAGCAGTTTGGAAAAGACCCTGGCGCACGAAGAGCCGATGGCGTCGTTGACGGGGCGGGTGAAGATGCCCTGGAACTTGGCCGCGATGGCCATGACCGAGTCGAACAGCCGGGGATTTTTTAAAAGCCCCCGGAAGATGACCCGCTTGACCGGCGGCAGGCCGTAGTAGCCCGTCAGAAAGGCCCGGGCCTTGAGGAAGATGTCCAGGGCCTTGACGCCGCTTGGACAGTTGGCCTGGCACGAGCCGCACAGCAGACAGGCGTCCAGGCGTTCCTTGACCCCGGCCGGGTCTTTTATGACCTCGTCGGCCAGGCATTCGAGCAGGGCGATCTTGCCCCGGGCCACGTGGGCCTCGAGGCCGGTTTCCGCGTAGAGCGGACACACAGCCTGGCACATGCCGCAGCGCATGCAGACGACCAGCTGGTCGTCGATTTGCTTGAGCAGCCCGACCAGTTCGCGCATCTCGCTCATATCATTCCCCCGTGATCTTGCCAGGATTGAGAATCCCCTTGGGATCCAGGGCCGCTTTGAGTTTTTTGGCGTAGAGGATGGAGCCCTTGCCGACTTCCTTGACCATGTACTTCGACTTGGCCGTGCCGATGCCGTGCTCGCCCGAGAGCGTGCCGCCAAGGGACAGGGCCACGTCGAAGATCTCGTCTATGGCCGCCTCGACCCGCTTCCACTCCTCGTGATCGCGCTTGTCGG
Above is a genomic segment from Solidesulfovibrio fructosivorans JJ] containing:
- a CDS encoding (Fe-S)-binding protein encodes the protein MSEMRELVGLLKQIDDQLVVCMRCGMCQAVCPLYAETGLEAHVARGKIALLECLADEVIKDPAGVKERLDACLLCGSCQANCPSGVKALDIFLKARAFLTGYYGLPPVKRVIFRGLLKNPRLFDSVMAIAAKFQGIFTRPVNDAIGSSCARVFSKLLEGRHFAPLASAPLHASQAERDAPRGPSGLKAAFFYGCVVDKMFPRIGEAVLQVCDHHGVGVYMPHRQACCGIPALSSGDSKTFEALVAHNMALFGDHDFDVLVTPCATCTSTIKKIWPLMATGLPESTRIKIRELSAKVKDISAFLIQDVGVTPPVGATIGKEVTITYHDPCHLKKSLGISAEPRALIAANPHYRLIEMEGADSCCGSGGSFTLQHYDLSKRIGKRKRDNIVATGASVVATSCPACMLQIGDMLSQAGDSLAIRHPVEIYAETLAGR